In one window of Vanessa atalanta chromosome 10, ilVanAtal1.2, whole genome shotgun sequence DNA:
- the LOC125066764 gene encoding cyclin-K produces MPYWYYDKKDLQNTPSFRDGIPNDSENRYRKEGARFIIDTGSKMDLGYNTVATGVVYFHRFYMFHSFRTFPRYITACCCLFLAGKVEETPKKCKDIIKVAKSLLTEQKFSTFGEDPKEEVMTLERILLQTIKFDLQVEHPYGYLLKYAKCLKGDKAKLQKMVQMAWTFVNDSLCTTLCLQWEPEVIAVALMFLAGKLSKFEVVDWNGRVSKHNAWWDMFVEDITMELLEDICHQVLDLYSPQTQPSGGDSPTQTTASKPPKNEKKASVTPPTSASPVAAITKPVVTPVKNGSDVKLEPPKIDMRFTYPGYPAMPAYPVYSAPPPAIPARLPIPAGPPLVYPEPPPAPPARFPPVNVPPPNYFSPMQARGPLPPRGPIPPGPPPPRPYYPPP; encoded by the exons ATGCCGTATTGGTATTACGACAAAAAAGATTTACAAAATACACCATCGTTCCGCGATGGCATTCCAAATGACTCGGAAAATCGTTACCGAAAGGAGGGCGCGAGGTTTATCATCGACACTGGATCGAAGATGGATTTAGGTTATAACACTGTTGCTACTGGTGTTGTTTATTTTCATCGCTTTTACATGTTCCACTCGTTTCGGACTTTCCCGAGGTATATAACTGCATGCTGCTGTTTATTTCTGGCCGGAAAAGTGGAAGAGACGCCAAAGAAatgtaaagatataataaaagtagCGAAATCTCTATTAACTGAACAAAAGTTTAGCACATTCGGTGAGGATCCTAAGGAGGAAGTGATGACGTTGGAGAGGATATTGCTGCAGACGATAAAATTCGATCTACAAGTGGAGCACCCGTATGGATATCTATTAAAGTATGCTAAGTGCCTTAAAGGTGATAAGGCGAAACTACAGAAAATGGTGCAGATGGCATGGACCTTTGTCAACGACAG TCTTTGCACAACACTGTGCCTTCAATGGGAGCCCGAAGTGATAGCAGTGGCACTTATGTTCCTTGCGGGCAAGCTGAGCAAGTTTGAGGTGGTCGATTGGAATGGTCGGGTCTCAAAACATAATGCCTGGTGGGATATGTTTGTAGAAGATATCACGATGGAGCTGCTCGAAGATATTTGTCACCAG GTTCTGGATCTGTATTCGCCACAAACTCAACCCTCGGGCGGGGACTCGCCAACTCAAACTACAGCCTCAAAGCCGCCAAAAAACGAGAAGAAAGCCTCCGTTACACCGCCCACTTCCGCATCACCTGTCGCCGCTATCACTAAGCCTGTTGTCACACCAGTTAAAAACGGTTCCGATGTTAAATTAGAACCTCCGAAAATAGATATGAGGTTTACCTACCCCGGATACCCGGCGATGCCTGCCTATCCAGTGTACTCAGCGCCCCCGCCGGCGATCCCGGCCAGGCTGCCCATACCTGCGGGCCCGCCTCTGGTGTACCCGGAGCCCCCACCGGCCCCTCCGGCACGCTTCCCTCCCGTCAACGTTCCACCTCCAAACTACTTTTCCCCCATGCAGGCCCGAGGCCCTCTACCTCCCAGGGGCCCGATCCCTCCCGGTCCGCCACCGCCGCGACCTTACTACCCGCCACCGTAA
- the LOC125066873 gene encoding tyrosine-protein phosphatase non-receptor type 14 — MPFKLKLKKTRQYNVASKSLFVISVELLDGGVADCTLSVDSTGQECLDNVCQRQAINQPEFFGLRYINRSQQPRWVQLDRPLKLQLDKFASSHQLYLRVMYYVISGTSLITDEVTRYHYFLQLKNDLVEGRIICDCQQAVVLASYSRQAEYGNHDRERHTVEYLKNLLTFPKQMLDGGQIIDGSTLAETGRLEWLTAAVIQHHMSLHNMSQAQAEEGFIMTCQQLRGYGQEMFMARDKRDQSEVTIAISLTGIRVLTDTSDTPHFYRWMDITNVINHKRTFSIECQKQGESVTFTLPSPEDGKYVWRMCVHQHTFYMKHQEALSVSIDEHRPKFQEHGLSESREELDVREVGSTSRLEPLTAAHRAHSTSCLELADHRPQPRNRALLPSYRPAPDYETAIQQKYQQQRAEAQLRYQNHHAHSQLLNTNAQPLVYGSHPDIHRVHYPDVTRHTVSVNQGVAATDDYAYGLKFVGNYPMAVNPNVQTDHAMHYVNVYKPPPPYPSNGLASNSTPDLAVASQALNYHRGYINSHVSGSSPDLVSTRTALNRQYLGYVNPAGHNVVNYGRPNILPATHGTYNNLTSVLEPNPHIIIDPHHISDNIQKVYDERGNIMYSMPMRRISYQRHLVLPQQMKHSEAQEPIYENVPLPWQNEHGKLTMRERAQSLTTTDEIARLNERNGSHPAINNNGNVTPNINVTHYVTRIDNDSHYVNAQIIKGVRESSVPRETTLSTRSIPETDSMQNVSHELERVSLKDDKDYDETPYQSLSTHKLSNNNTISKSVDNVTSISVPDMRAGDTSADSALSSSIVNSTYSTSIELEGSKTNITKEKKRRRWGMFMGRGNKTVEVKSATLGRDRAKAGQPANKHRWSTGLPKFQPLPPSITKETLCQLLERKMSDEQLAFAFEQIPKGREGDAEYRTALLPQYAALNGFSVDNIPYEDNRVRLQPTPSNPHGYINASHVTMTVGSSQRFYVTVQASGAEQAAAVWECAWQVGARVLALAAADPPRYLPADGRPADYGQFQVSCGRCSRAPWGGSVRVRVRRATRTRTLWHVHYSAWPAHAHAPADLGGFLDFLSEVNGLGEAEAAAGGALAAAPLALCGPRAGPALAAHLLLHVLDTNQELDIPRTIGLLHQQRANLIENVHQYKFLHQILLQYLKRSRLI; from the exons ATGCCTTTCAAGCTGAAGTTGAAAAAGACGCGGCAGTACAATGTTGCATCGAAGAGTCTTTTTGTAATAAGCGTCGAGCTGTTGGACGGCGGTGTCGCAGACTGCACGTTGTCTGTGGACAGCACGGGGCAGGAGTGTCTCGACAACGTGTGTCAGCGACAGGCTATAAACCAGCCAGAGTTCTTCGGTCTCCGATATATAAACCGAAGTCAACAACCGCGATGGGTGCAGTTGGATCGACCGTTGAAGCTCCAATTGGACAAGTTCGCTTCATCCCACCAGCTATATCTGCGTGTTATGTATTACGTGATATCTGGCACGAGTTTGATCACGGATGAAGTTACCCGTTACCACTACTTTCTTCAGTTAAAAAATGACTTAGTCGAGGGTCGTATTATCTGTGATTGTCAACAAGCAGTGGTGCTCGCGTCGTACAGCCGACAGGCTGAATATGGCAATCACGACAGGGAACGTCACACCGTAGAGTACTTAAAAAATCTGCTAACATTTCCAAAACAAATGCTGGATGGAGGTCAAATAATTGATGGCAGTACACTGGCGGAAACCGGGAGGCTGGAGTGGCTCACTGCTGCTGTGATTCAACATCACATGTCTTTACACAACATGTCACAG GCTCAAGCCGAAGAAGGTTTCATCATGACATGTCAGCAGTTACGCGGCTACGGGCAGGAGATGTTCATGGCGCGAGATAAACGGGACCAGAGCGAAGTTACTATTGCTATCTCGCTCACTGGTATCAGAGTACTGACTGATACAAGTGACACGCCTCACTTTTACAG GTGGATGGACATCACAAATGTGATCAATCACAAGCGCACCTTCAGCATCGAATGTCAGAAGCAAGGAGAATCTGTGACCTTCACGCTACCGAGCCCTGAAGATGGGAAGTACGTGTGGCGGATGTGCGTCCATCAGCACACCTTCTATATGAAGCACCAGGAAGCTCTCAGCGTTTCAATCGATGAACATCGGCCGAAGTTCCAA GAGCATGGTCTATCAGAAAGCCGCGAAGAGCTGGACGTTCGAGAGGTAGGCAGCACGTCTCGCTTGGAGCCTCTAACAGCGGCTCATCGAGCACATTCAACCTCCTGCCTGGAACTGGCAGATCATCGTCCGCAGCCCAGAAAcag AGCACTTCTTCCATCCTATCGCCCAGCACCTGATTATGAAACTGCAATCCAACAAAAATATCAGCAACAAAGAGCAGAAGCCCAACTTCGATATCAGAATCATCACGCACATTCCCAACTCCTAAACACAAATGCACAGCCCTTGGTGTATGGCTCTCACCCCGATATCCACAGGGTTCACTACCCTGATGTCACCAGACACACGGTTTCCGTCAACCAAGGGGTTGCAGCCACAGACGACTATGCTTACGGCCTTAAGTTTGTGGGAAACTACCCCATGGCTGTCAACCCCAACGTACAAACCGATCATGCAATGCACTATGTGAATGTATATAAGCCACCACCGCCATACCCGTCCAACGGCCTAGCGTCTAATTCGACTCCAGATCTAGCCGTAGCCAGTCAGGCCCTGAATTATCACAGGGGCTACATCAACTCCCATGTCTCCGGATCTAGTCCCGATCTAGTTTCAACGCGAACAGCTTTAAATAGACAATACCTAGGATACGTCAACCCCGCAGGCCACAACGTAGTCAACTATGGTCGGCCGAATATCCTCCCTGCTACTCACGGTACCTACAACAATCTCACATCCGTCCTGGAACCTAACCCTCATATCATTATCGATCCCCATCACATATCGGACAACATACAGAAGGTCTACGACGAGAGAGGAAACATAATGTACTCGATGCCGATGAGACGAATATCCTACCAGAGGCACCTGGTGCTGCCTCAGCAAATGAAACACAGCGAGGCTCAGGAGCCTATATACGAAAACGTGCCATTACCCTGGCAGAACGAACACGGGAAGCTGACGATGAGAGAGCGCGCTCAGAGTCTGACGACCACCGACGAGATCGCTCGACTCAACGAGCGAAACGGCAGTCATCCCGCGATAAACAACAACGGAAACGTCACGCCCAACATCAACGTGACCCACTACGTCACTAGAATAGATAACGACAGTCACTACGTCAACGCGCAGATCATAAAAGGCGTCCGGGAATCGAGCGTGCCCAGGGAGACGACACTATCGACCAGGTCGATACCCGAGACGGACTCGATGCAGAACGTTTCCCACGAGTTGGAGAGGGTGTCGTTGAAAGACGACAAGGATTACGACGAGACTCCCTACCAGAGCCTGTCGACGCACAAGCTGTCCAACAACAATACGATCAGCAAGTCGGTGGACAACGTGACGTCGATAAGCGTACCCGACATGCGGGCGGGAGACACGTCGGCTGACAGTGCTCTATCGAGTTCCATCGTGAACTCGACCTACAGCACTAGCATCGAACTGGAGGGCAGCAAGACGAACATCACCAAGGAGAAGAAGAGAAGGCGGTGGGGCATGTTCATGGGGAGGGGGAACAAGACGGTAGAAGTGAAGAGTGCGACGCTCGGGAGGGACCGCGCGAAGGCGGGCCAGCCGGCCAACAAACACAGGTGGTCCACCGGCCTCCCCAAGTTCCAGCCTCTACCTCCAAGTATTACCAAAGAAACTTTG TGCCAATTATTAGAACGCAAAATGTCGGACGAGCAGCTCGCATTCGCCTTCGAGCAAATACCCAAGGGGCGCGAGGGGGACGCGGAGTACCGCACCGCGCTGCTGCCGCAGTACGCCGCCCTCAACGGGTTCAGCGTCGACAACATCCCCTACGAGGACAACCGGGTGCGGCTGCAGCCCACGCCCAGCAATCCCCACGGGTACATCAACGCCTCCCATGTCACC ATGACAGTGGGCAGCTCGCAGCGGTTCTACGTGACGGTGCAGGCGAGCGGCGCGGAGCAGGCGGCGGCCGTGTGGGAGTGCGCGTGGCAGGTGGGCGCGCGCGTGCTGGCGCTGGCGGCCGCCGACCCGCCGCGCTACCTGCCCGCCGACGGCCGCCCCGCCGACTACGGCCAGTTCCAGGTGTCCTGCGGCCGCTGCTCGCGCGCGCCCTGGGGCGGCTccgtgcgcgtgcgcgtgcgccgcGCCACCCGCACGCGCACGCTGTGGCACGTGCACTACAGCGCCTGGccggcgcacgcgcacgcgcctGCCGACCTCGGGGGATTCCTGG ACTTCCTGTCGGAGGTGAACGGCCTGGGCGAGGCGgaggcggcggcgggcggcgcgctgGCGGCGGCGCCGCTGGCGCTGTGCGGGCCGCGCGCCGGGCCCGCGCTCGCCGCGCACCTGCTGCTGCACGTGCTCGACACCAACCAG GAACTGGACATTCCTCGAACGATCGGCCTCCTCCACCAGCAGAGAGCGAACCTGATAGAGAACGTCCACCAGTACAAGTTCCTCCACCAGATCCTGCTCCAGTACTTGAAACGGTCGCGCCTCATATGA
- the LOC125066980 gene encoding 2-oxoisovalerate dehydrogenase subunit alpha, mitochondrial → MALKTGASFLRLNRLNQAIRLLSTSSRPEIIQNGGNNADFPGAKAPYVTEMKFVDENSYDPIPIYRVLDNDGQVIDSREEPAIDKETLLNMYKTMVQLNQMDKIMYESQRQGRISFFMTNYGEEGIHVGSAAALSPKDLIFAQYREVGVLLYRGMTVTELINQCYGNHEDPGKGRHMPIHYGSKQRNIVTISSPLATQMPQAVGAAYAYKRLPNNDRCVICYFGEGAASEGDAHAAFNFAATLECPVIMFCRNNGYAISTPTNEQYRGDGIAGRGPAMGLHTVRVDGTDALAVYSAVQRARAIALYNKPVLIEAMSYRVGHHSTSDDSTAYRPLEEIQKWTQAENPIQKLRLYLENKGLWDAEAEKTYVKEARDMVVRTMQDAEKKKKPHWKEMLEDVYYDMPPHLQKQMQQMEKHLEKYQEHYPMDQFQKE, encoded by the exons ATGGCGCTCAAGACCGGAGCTAGTTTTTTACGCTTGAATCGCTTGAACCAAGCGATCAGA TTATTGTCAACGAGCTCGAGACCTGAAATCATTCAGAATGGTGGTAACAATGCTGACTTCCCTGGCGCTAAGGCTCCCTACGTGACGGAAATGAAATTCGTCGATGAAAATAGTTATGATCCTATCCCTATATATAGGGTACTCGATAACGATGGCCAGGTAATCGACAGTAGGGAAGAGCCTGCCATCGACAAGGAAACCCTACTCAACATGTACAAAACGATGGTTCAACTTAATCAGATGGATAAAATTATGTACGAATCCCAAAg ACAAGGTCGAATCTCCTTCTTCATGACGAACTACGGAGAAGAAGGTATCCACGTTGGAAGTGCCGCGGCTTTGTCTCCAAAAGATCTAATTTTCGCTCAATACAGAGAGGTCGGAGTACTGTTGTACCGAGGAATGACGGTCACTGAGCTTATTAACCAATGTTATGGGAATCATGAAGATCCTGGCAAGGGAAGACATATGCCAATACATTATGGTAGCAAGCAAAGGAATATCGTAACTATATCCAGTCCATTAG CAACACAGATGCCTCAAGCCGTAGGCGCAGCTTATGCGTACAAGCGCCTACCAAACAATGATCGATGTGTTATTTGCTACTTCGGTGAGGGAGCTGCCTCTGAGGGAGACGCACACGCCGCTTTCAACTTCGCCGCTACTCTTGAATGTCCTGTCATAATGTTCtg TAGAAACAACGGATACGCGATCTCGACGCCGACGAACGAGCAGTACCGCGGGGACGGCATCGCGGGCCGTGGGCCGGCGATGGGCCTGCACACCGTGCGCGTGGACGGCACCGACGCGCTCGCCGTCTACAGCGCCGTGCAGCGCGCGCGGGCGATCGCCCTCTACAACAAGCCCGTACTCATCGAAGCCATGTCCTACAG AGTGGGACATCACTCAACGTCCGACGACAGCACCGCCTACAGGCCGCTGGAAGAAATACAGAAATGGACTCAAGCTGAGAACCCCATTCAGAAGTTGAGATTGTATCTTGAAAATAAAG ggCTATGGGATGCCGAGGCTGAAAAGACATACGTAAAGGAAGCTCGCGATATGGTAGTTCGAACAATGCAAGATGCAGAGAAGAAGAAGAAACCGCATTGGAAGGAGATGCTTGAAGATGTTTACTATGACATGCCTCCTCATCTACA gaaaCAAATGCAGCAAATGGAGAAGCATTTGGAAAAGTACCAGGAACATTATCCCATGGATCAATTTCAAAAAGAATAA